The following is a genomic window from Clostridium fungisolvens.
ATTAGAAATATCATACTATCTTTTTTGAATGTATTTTCTTCAAATTGTTCTATCAGCTTTTTCCCTATTCCTTTACCTCGTAATTCTTGTTTAACTGCAATTATATGAAGATATGTATGTATTCCAAAAGCACCATATCTTTCATACCAAATAAAACCCAGACATTTTCCATTGATATCTGTTGCTACATCTATTTCTTTATTATTCAGTCCACCTAATAGTATTTTTCTAGCATCGAAACTTTTAAAATAGGCTTCTCCTATCTCTGAATTAATTAGTGCGTCGTAACAATCTTCCAAGTGATTTACATCACCTTTTTTAATTTCTACATCCATAGATTCATCTCCTTAATATTATTTTAAGTAACTTCTTTTCATCTTGTTAGATCATAGTAAAAAATCAAAGGATCTAGTAATAAATTCATTAGTTTTTTTCATCTATCCAAAAAAAATATTTAAATAGTATTTCAATAATTTTATTGAAATCTTCTATGTATAAATCAGAAAAGATTTCCACGCGTTCATGTCGGTTATTTCCTGGAAAATATTTCAAGTAATTATTGTACTTATTACTTCTCTATCACCTTTGGGGGGTAAATTTTTAGTCCTTTTCTTCCTTATACCTTAAAGTTATAATATGAGATCTACAAATTATCCCTTTCATATTTACCCTCATCTTCATAGCTAACTTATTAATTAGCATTCTTAATTGGTTTTAAATTTAAAATTCTTATTTCATAATACTTTAGCTCTTTATTCTAATTATAGATAAATAGATCCCCCGCTTATACAAAAAAAGCTAAATTAAAGTTATTCCAGCTAAATGAGCAATTGATGTATTACATAGAATAGTCCTTTAAATTAGTATAATTACTATATTTATATATTCAAATAATTATATAAATATATACATAAACTGAGGGTTAGGATAATTATACCACCGCATAAATAACCTAACCCTTTATATCATCTTTTCAAATTCATTATATTATTTCATTGCCTTCAGCTACAGCTGCAATCCATGATGCTGATTTCTTTTTGACTCTAGCATACTTATTTGTTAGATCAACACTTACAAACCCATATCTGTTTTTAAAAGCATTATTCCATGACCAGTTATCAATAGCTCCCCAATAGTGATATCCTCTGCAGTCAGCGCCATCTTCTATTGCTCTTGCTACCCATTCTAAATGCTCTTTAACAAAATCTATTCTATAATCATCTTCGATTAATCCATCAGCATTTTTATATTTTTCTTCGCCTTCAACACCCATTCCGTTTTCGGATATAAAGAATGGTAGTCCTGGACATTCTTTAGTTATCTTCATCGCAAAGTCATAAATTCCTTTAGGGTATATCTCCCAGCCTCTATAAACATTCATCTTTCTTTCTGGCCAGATATAAGGATCTGAGAATTTAGGGTTTCCATACTCATCAAACTTCTCTGCTGGTGCCTGAACCCTTGCTGGTTGATAGTAATTGAAGCCTAACCAATCTACTTTACCACAAGATAAGATTCCTTGGTCTCCTTCTCTTAAATCAGGTAAAAGACCTAGTTCCTCTAATGTATCTAATACATCCTTAGGTAGTGTTCCTTTGCTGCATACATCAAGCCACCATCTATTATGTATACCATCAGTCATTCTAACTGCTTCTAAATCTTCCTTCGAAGGGTTTTCTTTAGTATAAGGTGGTGCAAAATTATTAATTAGTCCTATATCACAGCTATCAGGAATAGCT
Proteins encoded in this region:
- a CDS encoding GNAT family N-acetyltransferase, with the translated sequence MDVEIKKGDVNHLEDCYDALINSEIGEAYFKSFDARKILLGGLNNKEIDVATDINGKCLGFIWYERYGAFGIHTYLHIIAVKQELRGKGIGKKLIEQFEENTFKKDSMIFLMVADFNKEAKKLYESIGYEQVGIIPSFYRKGINEHLMMKTKSVQ
- a CDS encoding glycoside hydrolase family 1 protein, yielding MANYKLPKDFFFGAAMSGPQTEGAHNKDGKLPSVWDHWSDLEINAFHNNVGSYVGNDFYNKYEEDIKILKSLNFKSYRTSIQWSRLLDKDGSLNPKGVEFYHKVIDCSIENGIDVFMNLHHFDLPQYLEDRGGWLNREVVEAYSNFATLAFKEFGSKVKHWFTFNEPIVVPMQMYMNGAWYPYEVNHKKGMTVQYHITLAHCLAVREFNKLKAEGAIPDSCDIGLINNFAPPYTKENPSKEDLEAVRMTDGIHNRWWLDVCSKGTLPKDVLDTLEELGLLPDLREGDQGILSCGKVDWLGFNYYQPARVQAPAEKFDEYGNPKFSDPYIWPERKMNVYRGWEIYPKGIYDFAMKITKECPGLPFFISENGMGVEGEEKYKNADGLIEDDYRIDFVKEHLEWVARAIEDGADCRGYHYWGAIDNWSWNNAFKNRYGFVSVDLTNKYARVKKKSASWIAAVAEGNEII